The following proteins come from a genomic window of Chelmon rostratus isolate fCheRos1 chromosome 23, fCheRos1.pri, whole genome shotgun sequence:
- the msmp1 gene encoding prostate-associated microseminoprotein, with protein sequence MELAGVNFVLAAAGFLLWTSGGSAAPMECHFNSRALCVFEGRHFSLGETWMDNACMQCTCLHPVGVGCCETVHRPVDFPAWCEVRVEPVTCKVSLVQAADPRLPCSPGDDIKDPSHGSLQLQQQQLEG encoded by the exons ATGGAGCTCGCCGGGGTTAACTTTGTGCTTGCAGCTGCAGGGTTTCTTCTGTGGACCAGTGGTGGGTCTGCTGCACCCATGGAGTGCCACTTTAACTCAAGAG cactgtgtgtgttcgAGGGGAGGCACTTCTCGCTGGGTGAAACCTGGATGGACAACGCTTGCATGCAGTGCACCTGCCTGCACCCCGTCGGCGTTGGTTGCTGTGAGAC GGTGCATCGGCCAGTGGATTTCCCTGCGTGGTGTGAGGTGCGGGTGGAGCCAGTGACCTGCAAGGTGTCCCTGGTCCAGGCAGCCGACCCCCGCCTGCCCTGCTCCCCAGGTGACGACATCAAGGACCCCAGCCACGGAtcgcttcagctgcagcagcagcagcttgaagGGTAG
- the rgp1 gene encoding RAB6A-GEF complex partner protein 2 has product MIEVVASMARGPVFLAGELMECLITFTNPMSHLSTSASSEMLAWASAQIHCQFHASESRVALPAQGNKQDVQAESDTVLIPSRGERGQCVLDTPPKILFCDLRLDPGESKTYSYSEMVPIDGPPSFRGQAVKYVYKLTIGCQRVNSPIKLLRVPFRVLVLQGMSEPPFPQDEEVSPSNPFLEEEEASRRDARPLERALDMLMVTTSRRCPHMFNITNMRGKVAKFCIFKTVYRLGEDIIGTFNFSEGDISCLQYSVSLQSEEEIQQQYQRRPGQAISVTGHGRHLESCLHTASSHFSLPIPLNVTPGFSTDIVMLRWRLHFEFVTAQEPMEPPTVMQNQSEVTVWTGAEHVDVDTFSWDLPIKVLPSNPALASYMSHFTGTNSINI; this is encoded by the exons ATGATCGAGGTGGTGGCCTCAATGGCCCGAGGCCCTGTGTTTCTCGCCGGAGAGCTCATGGAGTGTCTCATAACATTCACCAACCCGATGTCCcacctctccacctctgctaGCAG CGAGATGCTGGCTTGGGCTAGTGCACAGATCCACTGCCAGTTTCATGCCAGTGAGAGCAGAGTGGCTCTGCCGGCACAGGGCAACAAACAGGATGTCCAGGCCGAGAGTGACACAGTACTCATCCCAAGCAGAG GAGAGCGAGGGCAATGTGTGCTGGATACACCACCAAAGATATTATTCTGTGACCTGCGCCTGGACCCCGGGGAGAGCAAaacct ATTCATACAGTGAGATGGTACCTATAGATGGTCCCCCTAGTTTCCGTGGTCAGGCGGTGAAGTACGTCTACAAACTGACCATTGGCTGCCAGAGAGTCAACTCTCCCATCAAACTACTCAGAGTTCCCTTCAGAGTGCTGGTTCTGCAGG GCATGTCAGAGCCTCCATTTCCCCAGGATGAGGAGGTGTCCCCCTCTAACCCATtcctggaggaagaggaagcaagCCGCAGGGATGCTCGGCCTCTGGAGAGAGCACTGGACATGCTGATGGTCACCACCTCTAGACGCTGCCCCC ATATGTTTAATATCACCAATATGCGTGGGAAAGTGGCAAAGTTCTGCATCTTCAAGACTGTTTACAGACTCGGGGAGGACATCATCGGCACATTCAACTTCTCAGAGGGAGACATTTCCTGCttgcag TATTCAGTGAGCCttcagagtgaggaggagatcCAGCAGCAGTACCAGCGGCGTCCCGGGCAGGCCATCAGCGTGACAGGACACGGACGACACCTGGAGTCCTGCCTCCACACTGCCTCCAGCCACTTCTCTCTCCCCATCCCCCTCAACGTCACGCCAGGTTTCAGCACAGACATAG TGATGCTGAGGTGGCGTCTGCACTTTGAATTCGTCACTGCCCAGGAGCCGATGGAACCGCCCACCGTGATGCAGAACCAATCAGAGGTCACAGTTTGGACCGGGGCGGAGCATGTTGACGTGGATACCTTCAGCTGGGATCTGCCAATCAAAGTCCTGCCCTCCAATCCAGCCTTGGCGTCCTACATGTCCCACTTTACAGGGACCAACAGCATTAATATTTGA